In Opitutaceae bacterium TAV5, one genomic interval encodes:
- a CDS encoding DNA recombination protein RmuC, producing MNPPFLLPIITLLLGAFAGAGAMYLFLRGRHLALHERLAAREADAARLAAELDTRSQELRQIAAERHTLASDLAGERAASEARLKSLTEAHERLAAEFKALSGDALKSNNTAFLELARETFGRLQQQSSGDLEKRQQAIDALVKPLQESLKQVDAKIGEIEKNRAASHGALAEQLKSLGTAQQQLQSETSRLSTALRSTTAAGTWGEMQLRRVVELAGMTSYCDFTTQESVTTGDAARLRPDMVVRLPGGQQIVVDAKAPNEAYRDAASSTDETLRAAKLAEHAARVRGHIDALGARAYWEQFQPSPEFVVLFLPGDQFLSGALQADPGLIERAINKKVLLATPATLIALLKAAAYGWRQEAVSRNADEISALGRQLHDRLCTFADHLERIGKGLESATKAYNSAVGSLESSVLPGARRFPELGAKGAKELRELAPVDTAPREIARKQE from the coding sequence ATGAATCCTCCCTTTCTTCTGCCGATCATCACCCTGCTGCTCGGAGCCTTCGCCGGCGCGGGCGCCATGTACCTGTTTCTTCGCGGCCGCCACCTCGCCCTTCACGAGCGTCTCGCCGCCCGCGAAGCCGACGCCGCCCGTCTCGCCGCCGAGCTCGACACCCGCAGCCAGGAACTCCGCCAGATCGCCGCCGAACGCCACACGCTCGCCTCCGATCTCGCCGGCGAGCGCGCCGCCTCCGAAGCGCGTCTCAAAAGCCTCACCGAGGCCCATGAGCGCCTCGCCGCCGAATTCAAGGCCCTCTCCGGCGACGCCCTCAAAAGCAACAACACCGCCTTCCTCGAACTCGCCCGCGAGACCTTCGGGCGTCTCCAGCAGCAATCCTCCGGCGATCTCGAAAAACGCCAGCAGGCCATCGACGCCCTCGTCAAGCCGCTCCAGGAATCGCTCAAGCAGGTCGATGCCAAGATCGGCGAAATCGAAAAAAACCGCGCCGCCTCCCACGGCGCGCTCGCCGAACAACTGAAATCCCTCGGCACTGCCCAGCAGCAACTCCAGTCCGAGACCTCCCGCCTCTCCACCGCGCTCCGCTCCACCACCGCCGCCGGCACCTGGGGCGAGATGCAACTGCGCCGCGTCGTCGAACTCGCGGGCATGACCTCGTATTGCGATTTCACTACACAGGAGAGCGTTACGACCGGCGACGCCGCGCGCCTGCGTCCCGACATGGTGGTGCGCCTTCCCGGCGGCCAGCAGATCGTCGTCGATGCCAAGGCCCCCAACGAAGCTTACCGCGACGCCGCCTCTTCCACCGACGAGACCCTCCGCGCTGCCAAACTCGCCGAACACGCCGCCAGAGTCCGCGGCCACATCGACGCGCTCGGGGCCAGGGCCTACTGGGAACAGTTCCAGCCCTCGCCCGAATTTGTCGTGCTTTTCCTTCCCGGCGACCAGTTCCTCTCCGGCGCCCTCCAGGCCGACCCCGGCCTCATCGAGCGGGCCATCAACAAAAAAGTCCTCCTCGCCACCCCCGCCACGCTCATCGCCCTGCTCAAGGCGGCGGCCTACGGCTGGCGGCAGGAAGCCGTGTCGCGCAATGCCGACGAGATCAGCGCCCTCGGCCGCCAGCTTCACGACCGGCTCTGCACCTTCGCCGACCACCTCGAACGGATCGGCAAGGGTCTGGAATCCGCCACCAAAGCCTACAATTCCGCCGTCGGCTCGCTGGAATCGAGCGTCCTCCCCGGCGCCCGTCGCTTCCCCGAACTCGGCGCCAAGGGCGCGAAGGAGTTGCGCGAACTCGCCCCGGTCGACACCGCCCCCCGCGAAATCGCCCGGAAACAGGAATGA
- a CDS encoding transposase IS116 — translation MRKTEHYVGLDVHKDTVMVAVADGGREGEVRLYGQISNDLHAIEKALRKIGSDGGALHVAYEAGPTGYVIYRRLMQLQIECVVVAASKTPVDKAARRKTDRRDAQMLARLHRAGELTAVHVPDAADEAMRDLTRARADAVHDLTRARQRLKSFLLRHGYRYSGKANWSEAHRRYLRELVLPLPGLKAVLEEYLLAISQCEDRVNRLEQLLELQAPLWRLYPAVEALMTLRGVQLVAAAVLVAELGDIRRFTHPRDLMAFLGLVPKEESSGQTRKLGSITKAGNAHARWILVEMVQHAWLPPKVSAHLSKRQEGQPVHRKELAWKVQLRLHSRAWHLSRRGVMKPKITVALAREMAGFVWAMLKTVDWDHMTRCA, via the coding sequence ATGAGAAAGACAGAGCACTATGTTGGACTGGATGTCCACAAAGATACAGTGATGGTGGCGGTGGCCGATGGCGGCCGCGAGGGCGAGGTTCGCCTTTACGGGCAGATCAGCAATGATTTGCACGCCATAGAGAAGGCGTTAAGGAAGATCGGATCGGACGGCGGGGCATTGCACGTGGCCTACGAGGCGGGGCCGACCGGCTACGTGATTTATCGCCGGTTGATGCAATTACAGATTGAGTGCGTGGTGGTGGCTGCATCGAAGACGCCGGTGGACAAGGCGGCACGGCGCAAGACGGACCGCCGGGATGCACAGATGCTGGCGCGGTTGCACCGGGCCGGGGAGTTGACCGCCGTGCACGTGCCGGACGCGGCGGACGAAGCCATGCGCGATTTGACCCGGGCCAGGGCGGACGCGGTGCACGACCTGACGCGGGCCCGGCAGCGCCTCAAGTCGTTTTTGTTGCGTCATGGTTATCGTTACTCGGGCAAGGCGAACTGGAGTGAGGCGCACCGTCGGTATCTGCGAGAGCTGGTGTTGCCGTTGCCGGGGCTCAAGGCGGTGCTCGAGGAATACCTTTTGGCCATCAGTCAGTGCGAGGACCGGGTGAACCGGCTGGAGCAATTGCTGGAATTGCAGGCGCCCTTGTGGCGCTTGTATCCGGCGGTCGAGGCTCTGATGACGCTGCGTGGCGTTCAATTGGTCGCCGCAGCCGTGCTGGTCGCAGAGTTGGGCGATATACGCAGGTTTACTCATCCGCGTGACCTGATGGCGTTTCTTGGGCTAGTGCCCAAGGAGGAAAGCTCGGGGCAAACCCGCAAACTCGGTTCGATCACCAAGGCCGGCAACGCCCATGCGCGCTGGATACTGGTCGAAATGGTCCAGCACGCCTGGTTACCGCCCAAGGTCTCCGCGCACTTGTCCAAACGGCAGGAAGGCCAGCCCGTGCACAGAAAAGAATTGGCTTGGAAGGTCCAGTTGCGGCTGCACAGCCGCGCATGGCACCTGAGCCGGCGCGGCGTGATGAAGCCCAAAATCACCGTGGCCCTCGCTCGCGAAATGGCCGGCTTTGTCTGGGCCATGCTCAAAACCGTCGACTGGGATCATATGACTCGCTGCGCATAA
- a CDS encoding phosphotransacetylase, producing MPLIAKLTEKLQRHPKRIVFTEGADPRILQAARQWVTRRMGVPILLGDRTAIKDAAAKLDINLQGMRIIEPERSEDFDTFANQLEQLRRIKGVKLTEARQALKNTGYFGTMMVVTGQGDALVSGGTASASSALRPIFQIIPRLPNVEHASSLMVLDFDEKKVGSDGSLFLADCGVIPDPTAGQLADIAVSTAIIAAHLTNETPRVAMLSYSSKSSSSQPSLIKVRQATELARLKARNSMMPLEIDGELQVDAALDATVAAAKNVQSSVAGHANVLVFPDLNSGNIAFKLVQLLAGANTFGQILTGLTKPAAEISRGSSSHDIFGTAAIVGCQAIDRRLLYGGNA from the coding sequence ATGCCTCTCATCGCCAAACTCACCGAAAAGCTCCAGCGCCACCCCAAACGCATCGTTTTTACCGAAGGCGCCGATCCCCGCATCCTCCAGGCCGCGCGCCAGTGGGTCACCCGCCGCATGGGCGTGCCCATTCTCCTCGGCGACCGCACCGCCATCAAGGATGCCGCCGCCAAGCTCGACATCAATCTCCAGGGCATGCGCATCATCGAACCCGAGCGCAGCGAGGATTTTGACACATTTGCCAACCAGCTCGAGCAACTCCGCCGCATCAAGGGCGTCAAACTCACCGAAGCCCGCCAGGCGCTCAAGAATACCGGTTACTTCGGCACCATGATGGTCGTCACCGGCCAGGGAGACGCCCTCGTCTCCGGCGGCACCGCCTCCGCCTCCAGCGCCCTGCGCCCCATCTTCCAGATCATCCCTCGCCTGCCCAATGTCGAACACGCCTCCTCGCTCATGGTGCTCGACTTCGACGAGAAAAAAGTCGGCAGCGACGGTTCGCTCTTTCTCGCCGATTGCGGCGTCATCCCCGATCCCACCGCCGGGCAACTTGCCGACATCGCCGTTTCCACCGCCATCATCGCCGCCCACCTCACCAACGAGACCCCGCGCGTGGCCATGCTCAGCTACTCCTCGAAAAGCAGCTCCAGCCAACCCTCGCTGATCAAGGTGCGCCAGGCCACGGAACTCGCCCGCCTCAAGGCCCGCAACTCCATGATGCCGCTCGAAATCGACGGCGAACTCCAGGTCGACGCCGCGCTCGACGCCACCGTCGCCGCCGCCAAGAACGTCCAGAGCTCCGTCGCCGGCCATGCCAACGTCCTCGTGTTCCCGGACCTCAACTCCGGCAACATCGCCTTCAAGCTCGTGCAGCTCCTTGCCGGCGCCAACACCTTCGGGCAGATCCTCACCGGCCTCACCAAACCCGCCGCCGAGATCAGCCGCGGTTCCAGCTCGCACGATATCTTCGGCACCGCCGCCATCGTCGGCTGCCAGGCCATTGACCGCCGGCTGCTCTACGGAGGAAATGCGTGA
- a CDS encoding arginyl-tRNA synthetase, with protein sequence MSVPFHVASALEVALTSAAARAGLDAASFAPDVRTADPKHGDYQANGVLGYAKREKQNPRALAEKLVAALDEATRAGFEITIAGPGFINFTLRPAAAQAWLDAWTTPAGLAAGAAADRAGQTWVVDYSSPNTAKQMHVGHLRSAVIGEAICRLLAFSGAKVIRDNHLGDWGTQFGKLIYGYKRWVNPEKLASEPIEELERLYKLGNSATPDGSPELEEARQELVRLQNGDPGSVALWQQFSDISLAAFQQIYDRLGIRFDHTLGESFYNDKVGRVYEELAAAGLSQESEGAVVVFHPEHPRFKTQPFIIRKTDGASNYATTDLATALYRAEHFHADGIAIVTDFRQSDHFEQLFLTVKKWFEKTGRRVPRLEHVSFGAVTGEDGKALKTRDGETIKLKALLDEAEERAFALVTEKNPELPEAERREIARAVGIGSVQYADLSQNRSSNYVFSWDKMLALDGNTAPYLLYAVARIRSIFRRLDLKPGDAATGQGASPLETPAEVALARKLVKLPDALALATGQLRPHFLCLYLYELAGEFSAFYAAEKVAVEDAPVRARRLLLCARTLLVLETGLHLLGLRTLERM encoded by the coding sequence ATGTCCGTTCCATTCCACGTCGCCTCCGCCCTCGAAGTCGCCCTCACGTCCGCCGCCGCCCGCGCCGGGCTCGACGCGGCCAGCTTTGCGCCGGACGTACGCACCGCCGACCCCAAACACGGCGATTACCAGGCCAACGGCGTCCTCGGCTACGCCAAACGCGAAAAGCAGAACCCCCGCGCCCTCGCCGAAAAGCTCGTCGCCGCGCTCGACGAGGCCACCCGCGCCGGTTTCGAAATCACCATCGCCGGCCCGGGGTTCATCAATTTCACGCTCCGCCCCGCCGCCGCCCAGGCCTGGCTCGACGCCTGGACCACACCCGCCGGCCTCGCCGCCGGCGCCGCCGCCGACCGCGCCGGGCAGACGTGGGTTGTCGATTACAGTTCACCCAACACCGCCAAGCAGATGCACGTCGGCCACCTGCGCTCCGCCGTCATCGGCGAGGCCATCTGCCGCCTGCTCGCCTTCAGCGGCGCAAAGGTCATCCGCGACAACCACCTCGGCGACTGGGGCACCCAGTTCGGCAAACTCATCTACGGCTACAAACGCTGGGTGAACCCGGAAAAACTCGCCTCCGAACCGATCGAGGAACTCGAACGCCTCTACAAGCTCGGCAACAGCGCCACGCCCGACGGCTCGCCCGAACTCGAGGAGGCGCGCCAGGAACTCGTCAGGCTCCAGAACGGCGACCCCGGCAGCGTCGCCCTCTGGCAACAGTTCAGCGACATCAGCCTCGCCGCCTTCCAGCAGATCTACGACCGCCTCGGTATCCGTTTCGATCATACGCTCGGCGAGAGTTTTTACAACGACAAGGTCGGCCGTGTTTACGAGGAGCTGGCCGCCGCCGGCCTCTCGCAGGAAAGCGAGGGCGCGGTGGTCGTTTTCCATCCCGAACACCCGCGCTTCAAAACGCAGCCGTTCATCATCCGCAAGACCGACGGCGCCAGCAACTACGCGACCACCGACCTCGCCACCGCGCTCTATCGCGCCGAGCATTTCCACGCCGACGGCATCGCCATCGTCACCGATTTCCGGCAGAGCGACCACTTCGAGCAGCTTTTCCTCACCGTCAAAAAATGGTTCGAAAAAACCGGTCGCCGCGTGCCCCGGCTCGAGCACGTGAGCTTTGGCGCCGTGACCGGCGAGGACGGCAAGGCGCTCAAGACACGCGACGGCGAGACGATCAAGCTGAAGGCGCTGCTCGACGAGGCGGAAGAGCGCGCCTTCGCGCTCGTCACCGAAAAAAATCCCGAGCTTCCCGAGGCCGAGCGCCGCGAGATCGCGCGCGCCGTCGGCATCGGTTCCGTGCAATACGCGGACCTCTCGCAAAACCGCAGCAGCAACTACGTGTTTTCGTGGGACAAGATGCTCGCGCTCGACGGCAACACCGCGCCCTACCTGCTCTATGCGGTGGCGCGCATCCGTTCGATTTTCCGCAGGCTCGACCTCAAGCCCGGGGATGCCGCAACGGGGCAGGGCGCTTCGCCGCTCGAAACGCCGGCCGAGGTCGCGCTCGCCCGCAAGCTGGTGAAGCTGCCCGATGCGCTCGCGCTGGCGACGGGGCAGTTGCGGCCGCATTTCCTCTGCCTGTATCTTTACGAGCTGGCGGGCGAGTTCAGCGCGTTTTACGCCGCGGAGAAAGTGGCGGTGGAGGATGCGCCCGTCCGCGCCCGCCGCCTGCTGCTCTGTGCGCGCACGCTGCTCGTCCTGGAAACCGGATTACACCTCCTCGGCCTGCGCACGCTGGAGCGGATGTAG